From Ammoniphilus oxalaticus:
AGCAAAAGGTAGCCAAGCTTTTACCCCATAAAAGCAATGCTTGCTGTGAAAAGCTGCCGGATCAAAAGGCAATATCTTTAGCAGAAGAAACAAATCCATAGTTAGAAGTTGGAAAAGTAGGTTGGAATCGGCTTGGTCTCCCATGTAAAGAGGGTGAACGTCGTCAGCGCAATCCTACGAAAGAGGCTCCAATCAAAAGAAGAAACGACCTGCTCTATCATTGATAGAACAGGTCGTTTTCTTTTTTATTTTAAACATGTGAGTGATCACCGCTATTTTTTATATTCAAGAGCGGCGCGAGATGTTTCGGTTAAATTGACCGTACAAACAACCCTTTGCTAGAATGGTCTTAGGAGAACTGGGAGGAGATTCTCACATGAATGTAAATAAAGCAATTGATCTGCTTAAACAAGAGGGTTATAAATTTACGGATAAACGTGAAGAATTGATACGTATTTTTGCCAAACAAAAAAGATATATGACGGCTAAGGAAGTGCTGGACTTTATGAAAGACGCTTTTCCAAGTCTGAGTTTTGATACGATCTATCGCAATTTATCATTGTTCTCTGAACTAGGTATAATTGAAGAAACAGAATTAAACGGAGAACGCAGGTATCGGTTTCAATGTAGCGGCGCTGATGAACATCATCACCATGTTATTTGTTTAAGCTGTGGTAAAACAAAACACTTAGAGGCTTGTCCTTTAGAGAAAATGGTAGAACCGAGCGATGATTTTGTGATTACGGGTCATAAATTTGAAATATACGGTTATTGTAAAACATGTGAGATCTAAACCAGGCTAAGCCTGGTTTTTTACATTCAATTGTAGATTTTAGCGGTAGGAATTCGAGGAAAGGTATGTATACCAAATGGGTTGAATGGGCTATAATGGAGGTTGGAATTTTATAGCTTATTTAACCTAAATCGTTATTTTTCAGCTCCAAGTGAACTGTCGGCTATTGCCTGCAGTTTTTTTAACTATAAATAGCTTTCGGAGTAGTAAGTAAATTTAATAAATTGAATGGTGTGAGGCTGTGCTTTTAAAAAAGTTACTTCCTAATCTTTATGTATCTTCCATCTATCAGATAGATTTACAAGCATTAAAACAAAAAGGGATTAAGGGAATTATTACAGATTTGGATAATACGTTGATTGAATGGGATCGTCCAGACGCGACGCCTGAACTATTGGAATGGCTGAAACAATTGAGGGAAGAAGGGTTTAAGGTGATCGTTGTCTCTAACAATAATCAACCAAGGGTC
This genomic window contains:
- a CDS encoding Fur family transcriptional regulator gives rise to the protein MNVNKAIDLLKQEGYKFTDKREELIRIFAKQKRYMTAKEVLDFMKDAFPSLSFDTIYRNLSLFSELGIIEETELNGERRYRFQCSGADEHHHHVICLSCGKTKHLEACPLEKMVEPSDDFVITGHKFEIYGYCKTCEI